AGGGGGGGGTCCCCATCTCCCTTCACTCCCCCAATCCAAGGGGGGGTCCCCATCTCCCTTCACTCCCCCAATCCAAGGGGGGGACCCCATCTCCCTTCACTCCCCCAATCCAAGGGGGGGGTCCCCATCTCCCTTCACTCCCCCAATCCAAGGGGGGGGTCCCCATCTCCCTTCACTCCCCCAATCCAAGGGGGGGGGTCCCCATCTCCCTTCACTCCCCCAATCCAAGGGGGGGACCCCATCTCCCTTCACTCCCCCAATCCAAGGGGGGGACCCCATCTCCCTTCCTACCGCACCCCCAAGCCAAGCGGGGGTCCCCATAACCCCGCGCCCCCCAATCCCGGGCTGTCCCCCCTCACCTCCGCGGCGTGGGCCGCCTCCTCGGCGGGCAGCACGGTGTGTGCGCGGTGCTCCCGGGACAGGTGACACACCACGCAGACGGCCCGGCGATCCTGCACGCAGAACAACCGCAGCGGCTCCCCGTGCCGCGGACACCGCGGAGgccccggcgggacggcggcgGGAAGCGGCGGAGACGGAGCGGGAGGGCCCGGGGGAGCCTCAGCGAGACCTTGCGGCAAGCCCAGCTGTCGCACGATGTGGACGATGTTACCCAGAGAGCGGTTGGGGCGGAAGAGCCGCTGCGGAACCGGCTCCCGGCACTGCGGGCAGCAGAGGCGCCGCGCCGAGTCCTCCCAGCACTGGGTCACGCAGGCCCGGCAGAAGTTGTGACCGCACTCGGCTACCAGCACGGGGTCGTTGAAGTACTCCAGGCACACCGGGCACGTCAGCTCGTCCTGCAGGCTGCGGGCGGCGGTGCAGGGagccggcgggacggcggggggggcAGGCGGCGCCTCCATGGCGGCTCGGGAGGACGAGCGCGGAGCCACCGATCCGCTCCCCGCCGGCGCCGCCGGCTGACTGAGGAGAGGTGGGAGGGGTTAGGGGCGTGGCCACGCGTGCGCGGGCTGAGGGCGCGGCGTGATTGGTGGGTGGAGAGGAGGGGGCGTGGTCTTGGGGGTTGTGGGTGGGGCTATGGGAGCGTTCCGGGGTGGGCGGTTTCTATAGGGAATGGGGGGGCGGTTCCTATAGGGAAAGGAGGTCGGTTCCTATAGGGAAGGGGGGGGGCGTTCCTATGCAGGGGGCGGTTTCTATGGGGAATGGGGAGGCTGTTCCTATAGGGAATGGGGGCGCAGTTCCGATAGGGAAGATGGGGCGGTTCCTATAGGGAATGGGGGTCGATTCCTATAGGGAAAAAGGTGTGACTCCTATAGGGAAAGAGGTGTTTTCCTATAGGGAAAGAGGTGCGTTTCCTATAGGGAATGGGGGGCTGGTTCCTATAGGGATTGGGGGGCGGTTCCTATAGGGAAGGGGGGGAGCGGTTCCTATGGAGGGGGCGGTTCCTATAGGGAATGGGGGTGCGTTTCCTATAGGAAAGGGGGGTTGATTCCTATGGAGGGGGATGTTTCCTATAGGGAATGGGGGACGTTTCCTATAGGGAATGGGGGGTGGTTCCTATAGGGAATGGGGGACGTTTCCTATAAGGAAAGGGGAGCGGTTCCTATAGGGAATGGGGGGGCAGTCCTGGCCTGAAGCTGCGATAAAGGagtttttggggggttgtttttcACAGCGTCGTGCTAAAAAATCCAGAAATCGGGGGAAAATTGGGCTGAAAAACCGTTAATTCGGGGCCTGCGGGTTGGGGGTCCcctcgggggggggggggggggcggggggtgccCGCTTCCAAAATGGCGGCCTCGCCCTCAGGGCAGGGCGAGAAGAAACATGGCGGCGGCCGGCAAAATGGCGCCGCCTCCCCCATTGCCGCCGGCGGAGCTCCGCTCAAGATGGCGCCCGGAGGTGAAGCTCTGGCGTCCATCTTGGGTGAGGGCAACCAGCCGGCGTTGCCACGGCAACGGGCCCTGTTGGGAAGACAAGGCCTCTGAAAATGGGTATTTTTGGGGCATTTGGGGCTTTTAAACACCCTCCCCAGCTCCAAATATAGCGGTTTTGGCCCCAAAAGTGGTCCCTAATGCGTTTATCACCAATAAATTTATTGCCCCAATTCGCAGTAAAagtaaacagtaaaaataaagtcGTTAAATGAGATTGCGACGCCCGATTCTCCATTTATACGATAATTGTATTGGTGCAAAAATCACCGTGTTTTGGCGCAAAACCCACCATATTTTGGTGCAAAAATCACCGCGTTTTGGCGCAAAAATCACCCTATTTTAACACAAAAGCCCAACCCATTTGTCCCCAAACCGCAGTGACACTTTTCGCTCCATCCACCACCATGATGGGTCCTCAATGGCTCAGAGCTCCTCGTCCCCCCCAAATCTTGTTGGGGCTGGTGCCATGGGGACAACAGGGACCTCGGGGACAACAGGGACCTCATCCATTTGTCCCCAATCCACGGTGACACTTTTCGCTCCATCCACCACCATGACGGGTCCTCAATGGCTCAGGGCTCCTCATCCCCCCCAAATCTCGTCGTGGCCGGTGACACGGGGACAACAGGGACCTTGGGGACAACAGGGACCTCGGGGACAACAGGGACCTCATCCATTTGTCCCCAATCCGTGGTGACACTTTTCTCTCCATCCACCACCATGACGGGTCCTCAATGGCTCAGGGCTCCTCATCCCCCCCAAATCTCGTCGTGGCCGGTGACACGGGGACAACAGGGACCTTGGGGACAACAGGGACCTCGGGGACAACAGGGACCTCATCCATTTGTCCCCAATCCGTGGTGACACTTTTTGCTCCATCCACCACCATGACGGGTCCTCAATGGCTCAGGGCTCCTCATCCCCCCCAAATCTCGTCATGGCCGGTGACACAGGGACAACAAGGACCTTGGGGACAACAGGGACCTTGGGGAGGTGACACCGCTGGTGTTTGGCGAGGTGTGAACTCTGGCTGAAGGTCTCACCGCATTCGCCGCACCCAAATGGCCGCTCGCCCGTGTGGACGCGCCGGTGACGTTCCAGATGGGACGCCCACGGGAACCTCTTCCCGCAATCCCCACAAGCAAAACCCTTGGGCTCCACGTGCCCGCGCCGGTGGGCTAAGAAGGGGGGGACGGCCCCGAATCGCTTCCCGCAGTCCCCACACTTGTAGGGCCGGTCGGGCGCATGCGTCTTGcggtgctgcagcaggtggGATTTCTGCGAGAAGCGGCCGCCGCAGCTCCCGCAGCCGAACGGCCGCTCGCCCGTGTGGACGCGCCGGTGCCGCTCCAGGTGCGACACCCACGCGAAGCTCTTCCCGCAGTCGCCGCAACGGTGGGGAcggtggcggcggcgcgggAGCGTCGCTCCGGGTTCCTTCCCGCACTCCTTTAACCCCAAAATCCGCTCTTTTAAGCCCGATATCCGCTCTTTTAAGTTCGCCCGGCGGCAGCGAAGCGCCTCGGGGGTTTGGTGGAAGGTTTTGCCACGGCGGGGCCGCTCGCCGGCGTGGCTGTGCCGGTGTTTGGCGAGGTGGGAGCGTTGGCTGAAGGTCTCTCCGCATTCGCCGCAGCCAAAGGGCCGCTCGCCCGTGTGGACGCGCCGGTGACGTTCCAGATGGGACGCCCACGGGAAGCTCTTCCCACACTCGGTGCATTGATGGGGTCTTTCGCCAGGGCGGCTGCGTCTATGGGGCGGGATGTTGGGGGTCTCGGTGGGACCGGGGGGCTGGGTTCTGTCGGGGTGTTTGGTTTTGCGGCGGTTGGAGCCCAGGGGTTGGCGTTGGGATGGGGGGCTCGGTTCTTCGGGGGTTGGTgaggggggtttggggttcaggAGGCCCCGGGCTGCTGGGGGGAGAAAGGGGAGAAgtgagggggaggagaggggataAAGGGGGAAAATAAGGGGGAAAtaaggggagaaggaaaggggggagaaggaaagggggaagaaaacaagGGGGGAGAAAAcaagggggaagaaaacaagGGGGGAGAAAACAAGGGGGAGAAAGGGAAtaaaggggggggaaaaagggggggaaCAAGGGGCGGGAAACAAGTGGGGGAAACAAGGGGGGGGAACaagggggggggaaacaaaggaggggggaaacaaaggggggggaaacaagggggggggaaacaaggggGGGAAACAAGGGGGGGAAACAAAGTGGGGGGAAACaagggggggggaaacaaggggGGGAAACAAGGGGGGGGAACAAGGGGGGGGAAACaaaggggggggaaacaaaggggggggaaacaaaggggggggaaacaagggggggaaacaaggggggggaaacaaggggggggaaacaggggggggaaacaggggggggaaacaggggggggaaacaaggggggggaaacaaggggggggaaacaagggggggggaaacaagggggggaaagaagggggGGAAACAAAGGGGGGGAAATAAggggggggaaacaaggggGGGGAAACACAAGGGGGGGGAAACACAAggggggggaaacaaggggGGGAAAACAAGGGGGGGAAAACAAGGGGGGGAAAACAAGGGGGGGAAAACAAGGGGGGGAAACAAGGGGGGGAAAACAAGGGGGGGGAAAACAGGGGGGGAAACAAGGGGGGGAAACAAggggggggaaacaaggggGGGGAAACGAGGGGGGGGAAACGAGGGGGGGAAACGAGGGGGGGAAACGAGGGGGGGGAAACGAGGGGGGGGGAAACGGGGTATGGGGAATCAAGGTGGGGGGAAACAAGGGGGGGGAAACAAAGGGGGGGGAACaaaggggggggaaacaaaGGGGGGAAACAAGGGGAGGGAAACAgggggggggaaacaagggggggggaaacaagggggggaaacaaggggggggaaacaaggggGGGAAACAAGGGGGGAAACAAggggggggaaacaaggggggggaaacaagggggggaaacaagggggggaaacaaggggggggaaacaaggggggggaaagggggggaaggagtgaaaacaaggagaaaattgggaggaaaatggggagaaaatggagggaaaacaaggaataaaaggggagaaaagggaGTCATTAAAAGAGGACAaataaggggggaaaaagggcGAGAGAGGAAATAAAACGGGtgaaaaaaaggccaaaaaaaaaggagcaaaatgaggaaaaaaggggTTTTGTGGTCACTCACCCAGGGCCATGAGCGTGCGGTAACTCTCGTGCATCACGTCGCGCTGCAGCGCCTCCTGCTGGGCCTCCAGCACCACCGGGGGCTCCATGGGGTCCCCCCAGTTCTTCAGGGGTCCCCAAAAATCCCCTGTGACAGGAAAGAAAcctttaaaatcaataaatcCAGCCCAGTTCCCCCCCAATCCCAGTTTATCCCAGTTTCCCCCGCTTACCTGGCTTAGAACTGAGCCTAACGCCATGAGTCCCACCAGTCCCCTCACTGGGAATAAAGGGAATGGGGGACACAATATTGCACCCCTGGGGGGCCCTTAGTGACCAGGGGGGTCCCCAAAtaacatggggacaccccaagggGATCCCACCCCAGTTCCCCCCcaatcccagttcatcccagtttcCCCCGGCTTAAAACCAAGCCTAACGCCGCaagtccccccagtcccctcaCTGGGAATAAAAGGAATGGGGGGGACACAATATCCCACCCCTGGGGTCCTTAGTGaccgggggggtccccaaataacatggggacaccccaagggGATCCCACCCCAGTaccccccccaaatcccagtccatcccagtttcCCCGCTTACCTGGCTTAGAACTGAGCCTAACGCCatgagtccccccagtctcctcaCTGGGAATAAAGGGAATGGGGGACACAATATTGCACCCCTGGGGGTCCCTTAGTGACCGGGGGGGGCCCCCAAAATATCTGGGGACACCTCAAGGGGATCCCACCCCAGTTCCCCCCcaatcccagttcatcccagtttcCCCGCTTACCTGGCTTAGAACTGAGCCTAACGCCGCaagtccccccagtcccctcaCTGGGAATAAAGGGAATGGGGGACACAATATTGCACCCCTGGGGGTCCATTAGTGACCGGGGGGGCCCCCAAAATatctggggacaccccaagagGATCCCACCCCAGTACCCCCCCcaatcccagttcatcccagtttcCCCGCTTACCTGGCTTAGAACTGAGCCTAACGCCatgagtccccccagtcccctcaCTGGGAATAAAGGGAATGGGGGGGACACAATATCTCACCCCTGGGGTCCCTTAGTGAccggggggggtccccaaataacatggggacaccccaagggGATCCCACCCCAGttcccccccaaatcccagttcatcccagtttcCCCGCTTACCTGGCTTAGAACTGAGCCTAACGCCatgagtccccccagtcccctcaCTGGGAATAAAGGGAATGGGGGACACAATATCTCACCCCTGGGGTCCCTTAGTGaccgggggggtccccaaatgacatggggacacccccaagGGGATCCCACCCCAGTTCCCCCCCcaatcccagttcatcccagtttcCCCGCTTACCTGGCATAGACTGAGTCTAACGCCAcaagtccccccagtctcctcaCTGGGAATAAAGGGAATGGGGGACACAATATCCCACCCCTGGGGGTCCCTTAGTGACCAGGGGGTCCCCAAAtaacatggggacaccccaagggGATCCCACCCCAGTTCCCCCCcaatcccagttcatcccagtttcCCCCGGCTTAAAACCAAGCCTAACGCCGCaagtccccccagtcccctcaCTGGGAATAAAGGGAATGGGGGACACAATATTGCACCCCTGGGGGTCCATTAGTGaccgggggggtccccaaaatatctggggacaccccaagggGATCCACCCCAGTTCCCCCCcaatcccagttcatcccagtttcCCCCGCTTACCTGGCTTAGAACTGAGTCTAACGCCatgagtccccccagtcccctcaCTGGGAATAAAGGGAATGGGGGACACAATATTGCACCCCTGGGGGTCCATTAGTGaccgggggggtccccaaataacatggggacaccccaagggATCCCACCCCCGTACCCCCCCcaatcccagttcatcccagtttcCCCGGCTTAAAACCAAGCCTAACGCCGCaagtccccccagtcccctcaCTGGGAATAAAGGGAATGGGGGACACAATATTGCACCCCTGGGGGTCCCTTAGTGaccgggggggtccccaaataacatggggacaccccaagggGGATCCCACCCCAgttcccccccaaacccagtccatcccagtttcCCCGCTTACCTGGCTTAGAACTGAGCCTAACGCCatgagtccccccagtcccctcaCTGGGAATAAAGGGAATGGGGGACACAATATTGCACCCCTGGGGGGCCCTTAGTGACCAGGGGGGTCCCCAAAtaacatggggacaccccaagggGATCCCACCCCAgttcccccccaaacccagttcatcccagtttcCCCGCTTACCTGGCATAGAACTGAGCCTAACGCCatgagtccccccagtcccctcaCTGGGAATAAAGGGAATGGGGGGGACACAATATCTCACCCCTGGGGGTCCCTTAGTGaccgggggggtccccaaataacatggggacaccccaagggGATCCCACCCCAGTACCCCCCCCAATCCCAGTTCAACCCAGTTTCCTTGGTTACCTGCCTTAAAACCGAGCCTAACGCCGCaagtccccccagtcccctcaCTGGGAATAAAAGGaatgggggggggacacaataTCCCACCCCTGGGGGTCCCTTAGTgactgggggggtccccaaataacatggggacaccccaagggGATCCCACCCCCGTACCCCACCCCCCAAATCCCAGTTCAACCCAGTTTCCTTGGTTACCTGCCTTAAAACCGAGCCTAACGCCGTaagtccccccagtcccctcaCTGGGAATAAAGGGAATGGGGGGGACAAtatggggggacaatgggaccATGGGGGTCCCCAAAtaacatggggacaccccaagggGATCCCACCCCAGTacccccccccaaatcccagtccatcccagtttcCCCACTTACCTGGCATAGAACTGAGCCTAACGCCGCGGCCTCCCCTCCAAAGCCGGGtctgcggggctggggggggacacacagccccccccccccttgtcccccttgtccccactTGTCCCCCAGCGCAATGGAGGCGCCGCTGGGCCTGGATTTGCTCCGGAAGCCCAAATCTGTATCCGGGAGCGAGGAAATGCCCGAAAAATGGCTGGAAACAGCCCAAAATCAGCGTTATCCAGAGCCCTctagaggcaaaagctgctttgGTGACAATAAACCCGGGATGTCACCTTTTGTCACCTTTTGTCACCTTCTTGCGGGTCCGAGAtggccccgtgtccccatgttgggtgctgggggggaccCGGCCGCCCCCGTCGCgaaaatggggggaaatggaACAAATTCACAGTGAAGATCGGGGGTTTGGGGCCAGAAAAGGAGAGAATGTGGGGCAGAAAATGTAGAGAATTTGGGGCAGAAAAGGCGAGAATTTGGGGCACAAAACACAAGAATTTGGGGCACAAAACACAAGAATTTGGGGCAGAAAACACAAGAATTTGGGGCAGAAAATGTAGAGAATTTGGGGCTGAA
This window of the Columba livia isolate bColLiv1 breed racing homer chromosome 32, bColLiv1.pat.W.v2, whole genome shotgun sequence genome carries:
- the LOC135576870 gene encoding zinc finger protein CKR1-like, which produces MPGDFWGPLKNWGDPMEPPVVLEAQQEALQRDVMHESYRTLMALAARGLLNPKPPSPTPEEPSPPSQRQPLGSNRRKTKHPDRTQPPGPTETPNIPPHRRSRPGERPHQCTECGKSFPWASHLERHRRVHTGERPFGCGECGETFSQRSHLAKHRHSHAGERPRRGKTFHQTPEALRCRRANLKERISGLKERILGLKECGKEPGATLPRRRHRPHRCGDCGKSFAWVSHLERHRRVHTGERPFGCGSCGGRFSQKSHLLQHRKTHAPDRPYKCGDCGKRFGAVPPFLAHRRGHVEPKGFACGDCGKRFPWASHLERHRRVHTGERPFGCGECGETFSQSSHLAKHQRCHLPKVPVVPKVPVVPKVPVVPVSPATTRFGGDEEP